GTACCCGGTCTGGGGCCTGGTGGCGGCCGGGCTGGTGCTCGTGGTCGCGCGCCGCTCGATCGGCACGCGCTGGGCCGCCACCGCCGTGGCCGGCGGCTACGTGGCCTACCGCTGCCTGGTGTGGCCGCTGCTGGCGGGCGCCGACTTCCCGCTGTCGGCCGTGCCGCTGTTCCTGCTGCTCGTCGGCCTGGCCGTGGACGCGGCGCACCTCGGGCGGGTGCCCGCCCCGGTGGCCGCTGTCGTGGGCGCCGCCGCCGTCACCGGCCTCGGCTACGGCGGCGTGTGGGCGCAGCAGGCGTTCGACGCCGCCCCGCCGATCGGCTACCCGTCGGCCGCCGCGACGTTCCTCGTGCTCACCGCCCTGTGGCTGGTCGCCGACCGCCTGAAGGTGGGGGTGGCACCAGGGCGACCACTGGTGACCGCCTGATTCCGACCGACCCCGCGGCCCCCTGAGGATCGACCCAGTCGATCCTCAGGGGGTTCTCCTTGTCCAGCACCACACGACGCACCGCCACCGCGGCCCTCACCGCCGCCGCCGTGGCCGCCGCGCTCGTCACCGCGCCCGCCGCCCGGGCCGCCCCGTCCCGCCTCCACGACGCGGTCCACCGGGCCGTCGACGCCGCGGGCGTGCCGGGCGTCGCGGTCCGCGTGGACGACGGCGGGCGGGTCGTCGAGACCGCCCACCAGGCCCGCTGGACCCTCGCCGACCACCGCCTGCGCGCGGGCGACCGGTTCAAGATGGCCTCCAACACCAAGACGGTCACCGCGACCGTCGCCCTCCAGCTCGACGCCGAGGGCGCGCTCGACCTGGACGACCCGGTGGAGCGCTGGCTGCCGGGCACCGTCCCGGACGGCGGCGCGATCACCGTGCGGATGCTGCTCAACCAGACCAGCGGCCTGTTCGACTACCTGGACGACCCGCGCCTGCTCGGCCTGCTGACCGGCCGGGCGCCGCGGCCGTGGCCGCCCGCCGAGCTGGTCGCGGTGGCCGTGTCCCACCCGCCGCTGTTCGCGCCGGGCGAGCGCTGGGACTACAGCAACACCAACTACACCCTGGCCGGCATGGTCGTCGAGCGCGCCGCCGGCCGCCCCTACGCCGACCTGGTCCGGCAGCGGATCACCGGCCCGCTCGGCCTGCGGGACACCCACCTGTCCACCGAAGCGGCCTTCCGGGGCGCCCACGGCTACGAGCCGGACGCCGGGCACCTGGCCCCGCTGCTGCCGCCGGGCACCCCGGTCGGCGACGGCTTCGCCGGTCCCGAGCGGCACGACCACGTGGACACCACCGGCATCGACCTCGGCCCCGCGTGGGCGGCGGGCGGGCTGGTCTCCACCGCGCGCGACTGGCAGCGGTTCCTCACCGCCCTGCTCTCCGGCCGC
This portion of the Saccharothrix syringae genome encodes:
- a CDS encoding serine hydrolase domain-containing protein — encoded protein: MSSTTRRTATAALTAAAVAAALVTAPAARAAPSRLHDAVHRAVDAAGVPGVAVRVDDGGRVVETAHQARWTLADHRLRAGDRFKMASNTKTVTATVALQLDAEGALDLDDPVERWLPGTVPDGGAITVRMLLNQTSGLFDYLDDPRLLGLLTGRAPRPWPPAELVAVAVSHPPLFAPGERWDYSNTNYTLAGMVVERAAGRPYADLVRQRITGPLGLRDTHLSTEAAFRGAHGYEPDAGHLAPLLPPGTPVGDGFAGPERHDHVDTTGIDLGPAWAAGGLVSTARDWQRFLTALLSGRLLPAAQLAELLDTVPQGTGDGYGLGVMEVRTPCGAVWGHSGGFPGYRSHNYADRAGRRAVTVLLTTTFGLRAPEAAAAERELVEAAVCRMYGR